ATTACCGGTTCAAATCAAAAGGTTGAAACCCAGTTCGAGAATCCAGATGCTGAATGTACAGGTGCTGGAGAATTAATCTATGACGATGGTACATTCGAAAATGGATATGGGTGGAATCCAATCGTAACTGATGGAAGATTTGTTTCGTTATTCACACCACCTCAATATCCTTGGCAGTTTAATACTTTTTGTTTGTCATTGACTAGAGTTGCAGCGTCACCTGTAAACTTTACATTTGACATAGTTATGTACGATGGAGCTGGCGGCGGTGTTCCTGGAGCTGAAATTGCTGTCGTTAGTGGCGTTACAGCTACAAATATCCCGGTGTGGCCAACTTTGGCATTCTACGATTTTGATATTTCTGCAATGCCAGCAGTAACAAGTGGTTCGGTTTATATTGGAATAAAATATAATCCTTCGCTTTCTTCTTCACCTCACTACAGTGGTGCTGATGAATCAACTACCACAACACTACATCCTGGATATGCTTGGTCCGGTACGACCTGGGAGACAATTCAATCTCTGTTTACTGGTTACAGAGCGATGAGCTATAGAACATTAGGATCTTCAGGTCCACCATGCCCAGTTGGTCCACCAACAAATCCAAATCCTCCGAGTGGAGCAACAAACATTCCAATTACTGGAAATACTGCAACCTGGACAAATGCAGCAGGAACAACACAAGTAGAAGTGTGGTTTGGCACAGTAGGTAATCTAACTCAAGTCTATACAGGACCAGCAATAAGTTCATTTGCATTGCCAACTCTACAATATTTTACTCAATACGGATGGAGAGTAGTATGCAAGAATGATACTTGTGGAACACAGGGTCCAACCTGGACATTCACAACGGTACAGGATCCAAATCTTAATGAATGGTGCGATGAGTTTGCAAATATTAGTAACTGGACAATTATTGGACCATTAGGTATGACAAATTGGTCAGCATTTAATTCAGCAAACGCTGGTGGCACACCACCTGAATTGAGGATGAGCTGGACACCATCATTTACTGGAGTATCAATGGTTAGATCATCTGTACTGCCGGTAGCTTTTCTGAACAATTGGCTCACATATTATTCATTCAACTTCTATTTAGATTGGTATGCAAATCCAAGTGGATCAGTTACAGTAGCAGTTACATACGATGGAGGAGCTACTAGTACGCCGCTGTATACTGTTGTAGATCCAACAGGAAATGTTGGACCTCAAGTAATGTCAGGACAGTTTACAACTCCGGCATCTGGCACAACAAATATGCAGCTTGAAATAAGTTACAATGGATATTCATTTAACACCGATAATATCTACTGGGATAATCTGTGCATTTGGCAAATAGTTCCTGTAGAGTTAACATCATTCACAGCAACAGCTGATTACGGTGTTGTTGAGTTAAGCTGGATAACAGCAACCGAAACAAACAACCAGGGATTTGAAGTTCAGAGAAGTGTTGGTGGTGAATTCGAAGCAGTCGCATTTGTCGAGGGCCACGGAACAACAACTGAAGTTCAAGCTTACAGCTATATTGACAGAAGCGTTGCAGTAGGTTCTTATAGCTACAGACTGAAGCAGATTGACTATGATGGAACAACTACTTATTCAAATATTGTTGAAGTTGAAGTTCCAGCTCCAGCTGAATTTGCATTAGACCAAAACTATCCGAATCCTTTCAATCCAAGTACGAAGATTGCATTCAGACTAAAAGTTGATTCTAAAGTTAGTTTGAAGATATTTGATGTTCTTGGACAAGAAGTTGCAACACTCGTAAACACAAATCTTGTTGCAGGTGCTCACAATTTTAATTTCGATGCTTCATCTCTAAATTCAGGTGTTTACCTGTATAGAATCGAAGCTACCGGAGTTGATGGAAGCAATTT
This region of bacterium genomic DNA includes:
- a CDS encoding T9SS type A sorting domain-containing protein, which produces MRILFKLSFIMITLLWSALIFSQQSALITGSNQKVETQFENPDAECTGAGELIYDDGTFENGYGWNPIVTDGRFVSLFTPPQYPWQFNTFCLSLTRVAASPVNFTFDIVMYDGAGGGVPGAEIAVVSGVTATNIPVWPTLAFYDFDISAMPAVTSGSVYIGIKYNPSLSSSPHYSGADESTTTTLHPGYAWSGTTWETIQSLFTGYRAMSYRTLGSSGPPCPVGPPTNPNPPSGATNIPITGNTATWTNAAGTTQVEVWFGTVGNLTQVYTGPAISSFALPTLQYFTQYGWRVVCKNDTCGTQGPTWTFTTVQDPNLNEWCDEFANISNWTIIGPLGMTNWSAFNSANAGGTPPELRMSWTPSFTGVSMVRSSVLPVAFLNNWLTYYSFNFYLDWYANPSGSVTVAVTYDGGATSTPLYTVVDPTGNVGPQVMSGQFTTPASGTTNMQLEISYNGYSFNTDNIYWDNLCIWQIVPVELTSFTATADYGVVELSWITATETNNQGFEVQRSVGGEFEAVAFVEGHGTTTEVQAYSYIDRSVAVGSYSYRLKQIDYDGTTTYSNIVEVEVPAPAEFALDQNYPNPFNPSTKIAFRLKVDSKVSLKIFDVLGQEVATLVNTNLVAGAHNFNFDASSLNSGVYLYRIEATGVDGSNFVDVKKMILTK